Genomic segment of Cryptococcus neoformans var. neoformans JEC21 chromosome 5 sequence:
AAGAACATGGAAATCAGCATAGGGATTTGCAGGCAGGTAGAAACAATGGCAAGGACTGCATTCGCGTTAGCTGTAAGTACATGTTTTGGGCTGTAGGTTGCAAAGCTCACTCTTCATCGTATGCACATAGGACTTGAGAATGGCCAAACCAATCTCGGAATTGGGGTCGTAACTAATGGCGACTGTGATACTGCCATCTAGAAGGAACGTCAGCCCCTGAATGACCTGCGCCTGAAGAGAAAAATCGACTTACAGATCGTGGAAGCAAGGTTAGCAGAAGCGGCGGGAAGGTTATTGGCAAGAGCATCAGGCAAGATGTTGAGCCAGATAGCACCAGCGACGGCAATACTGCAACACATAATCAGCGATTGTCCTGGGAACCAAGAGATAAACTGGACTTACCCAATAGCACCACCCAAAGAGGCGGCAAAGTAGAAAATACCGGTGGCAATGGCAAGCTCACGCCTCctggaagaagcttgcACGGTGATTTGAGCGGAAGTTTGGAACATCTAATTGTCAGCTCGGCCTCAGGCGATTATAAACTCACCCCTCGACCAACACCGTAGATGGCCTTGGCGATAACATAGCTGGCAATTGCACTCTTCCTACGAGGGTGCTGGACAAAGTTGATGTCTTTTCATCGTAAGCAAGAGCCTTATAATTTGGCTGATAACTACTCACCGATACCGATAGAAAGGGCACAAAGAGGGATACCGATCCACACAGGGTATCTAGTGTGGAAGAGTCGCTTGCCCAAACCAAGCTTGACACAAGCAGGGGTCCAGAATCGCATAACGAGACCGACAACGAGTGCGGTGACCTGGAAGACGATTCGGAGAGTATTGTCGATCATCGAAGCCTTGCTGGCAGATGTTCGGACGGCGACTTGCATAAAGGTTTGGAAATAAGTGGTGAAGACACCGTAGGACATGAAGTCACACATGTTGATAACAAACATAGACATGAGACTTCGATTTTTGAGAGTGTACCAGgggatgagaggaagacgaggggTGAAGAACCACTTAGGCCTCCATTTTTTAGGAATAGACCTGCGCAAACGTCAACTTCATTTTCCATCATGCCCAAGGTTGACAATaaaaactcaccaaacgatgaaaaggacaagaagaccGAAACCAACACAGATCATGGCAATGTTGTCGTCAGTCCATTGCGACGCAACGCCCTTGGCAAGAGTCAGAGGAACCAAGATTAACGCCACACTAGCGACAAGAAGACAGGAACCGATGAGATCGTATTCGTGGAAGAGCTGGTCAATGACGTTGGTGTGCGGGGGAAGGCGAGGGACATTTGGGTTGCGTCGTACTCGTCGGTGCCAAGAAAACAAGATGGCGATGAAGGGAATAGCAAGGACAGTGTTTATGACTATGCCGATCAATCAGcacttgaagatgatggagcaTTCAAATGGTAGCTGAAGCAATACATACTGGACCACATTCCGTAACCCCATCGCCAACCAGAAGTTGTGCCCCAGTTTTCCAAGATAAGCCCACCGATGGTCGAACCGCTATAAAGAGTGATGATGGCGCCTAACCATCAGTTTGCGTTAAGGGCATTTTACACTCACTGAAAGAATCTGCGGCGACGTTCCATAAAGCTCGTTCGCGAATAGCAGTAGTCTCGGCATAGTAGATTTGAAGAGCGATAGTGTAACCAGTACTCGACAACCCGCTGAAGACATTCGCGCCAATATACGTCTGGACATTCTTGCATCCGGCCATCATGGCGTCACTAAGAACCTAGACAGTCAGCTGGATATCCGCCCGCTCATTGACTTACAGTGAAGACGACCATGGAAATGATAATCGAAGGAGAGATACGCCCTACATTATCGCAGATTTTGGGAACCTGGACGGTCAGTCTCTATTTGCGGCTTTTCACGGCTTACAATGAGGTAGGCAATCATAGAGAAGACTCGGGAAACAacagcggcagcagcaagctCAGAGTGACTCTTGAAGGCACTGGTGGCATAAGCTGTGAAGGTGGTCTGTGTGTATTGCGCGAAAGCCATCCCGAGAGCGAGGACGGTAAGGCTATTCCTCTGTCATCAGTTGCGCGCCGCAGTTGGACGGAAATGAACACTCACGCAAGATAAGCAATCCTGATATCCTTCTTGGTGATCACAGAAAGAACACGGCTTGCGGAGGCAATGCCTCGCTTCACCGGGGCCTTGGGATCCTCACTGAACTCAGAAGAGCTCTCTTCAAACTCATTTTGATTGAGCCTAGGAAGGTTGGGTTCGTCGTATTCTACCCTGTCCccttgctgatgatgaggagctGACATGGCCGGTCAAATTGGTTACGTTGGTCGGGGATTTCTATCATAATGATCCACATCTTTTGTCTTTATATGAGTGGTAACTATAATACTCCGTGTATGGTTACTCGTCTAGCAACTTTTTTAGTTTGCTTAATCGGCCGATAAGGATTACCTTCTGaccaaaaagaaaaaaaagttcATGAAAGAAACTGAGAGCATCAACCGTCTTTCAGGTTGCCAAGGGTGCGGATTCTAAAAATGAGTCCGAAAAGAAAGTGGtgaaaaaagggaaattTTGTGGAGCATGAGGTACGGTGGGCATACTCGTGAGATTCGGTGGATAGACAGCGGATACCGCAGATCGAGATGATCGGCGGCATGAGACATGGGACACGAAATCATGAGACTGCCAGTTGCGAGACATGAAGCCcgggagaagacgagaggaagagcaaaaaACGAGGAAATTTGTCGAAACCTTGATATGAACACTGTAGCTGCgcaggatgatgatgtagGGTTATTAAGGGTAGAGTGAAGGGTGACCGGTTATCTCAACTGTATCTGATAAATCTGATTAGTTGAATGCTCCAATAACCTCTTTGGACAATCAAATCAATGCTCGGGAAAAGTGGGAATAACCATGAAATGTATATTTTCGGCCGCTGCAACGGGACTTGGCAGGGAAGGAGTGAATTGGTGTACCTGGCTATGGTGAGTACCTGGTCCATATCATCCCGACAACGTCAGCAGGAGGATTCCCCCAAAGCCCCAAGTCGGCTTCGGGATCCAGCCTCTGCTGAACATTTGCTTGCTGGTCAGTTGTTGTCGATTCTCTACCAAAGCTTTCTgtcctcccttctcttgcGCAATTACTCCACTCACGCGACGACTGCAATATCCGGCCACTCCAcatttttcgttgtttTTGCTGATGTCTCACATATCACATAATGAATGGCTATGTTGTGTGATAGTCGTTAaagtcatcatcttctcagAGACCAAAGAAAGAGGCCCCACTTCACCTCGTTTGCGCGGAAACCATTCTCGAGTGCTTGCGGTTTGTTATACGTAGTCGAGAATCGGACGAAAACAAAACGAACGCGGAAATGTGTTTGTAGCCTCCCCGCCCGACACCGCCCACTACCGGTGCTTACTGGACATGTCCGCTTAATTATCGTTTTATTATTTCTACCTCACTTTTTTTTGCTCTGACCAGTATTTTCCGAGCGATCCGCCTGATCTTTGTTCGTGCCCCCCCCCTCCCTTCATTTGCTTTTGCCATGTTTGTGTCCAATTTGTGCAGCGTTTACAGCTGCCTGCTGGCAATCGAGAAGCATGGGTTGTTATTAAGCCCATATTCATGTTCATAGTACTGTACGTTCTTTGTAATACTACTAAAACATCAGCCTGGCATCAAGCGTACCCGGAGTCCCAGCCGCAAAAGAACTTGATTCTAATAAACCCTCTGTCGGTAGGCCCAGCGGGTGGTCCATCTTTTAATCCCCGATGCCAgtctctctctttttccttctttcggCTGATGGTTTAGAGAACTTCGTCCGCCCCCTTCTACCCATTATTTAACTGCAAATTAGCCGAGGCTGCAAATCTGGGaaaatccttcttcctccctcttcgcTTGCTTTTGCCTCGCCTTCTGCACCTTTGTCGCCCAGTGACTTCCACATTCTTCCTTATTCTCTTTTTGTCGATCAATTATGCACCAATGCTCTTTTGCGTTCCATTCATTGTTTattgcttgttgttggttACTCTGGTGAGTTACTTCTTGTCTGTAACCGAGACCCGAAACATCGGCCATAATAATGAAGTCTATCTATGTGACTTTTGAGATCCGAGAAGGAGCCCTGTCCAAGGCAAGTCAATTATGCACACATTCCCAACGTCAGAATTAGATATAACTGTATCGAGGTATTTAATAAAACTATTCCCCATATTTCATATTTTGCCTCATGTCTAGTAACTGGCTCTTAACATTCATTTGACTATGATGCGCAGTCAGATCGTCGAATGACAAATACAGGTCATAACTCATGAATGATCATGAGGCCTTGACACCGGATTATTTTTTATCTTCCGGCACAACACAAACACCGGATATCAAAACCGAGACGGCATGCAGTGACCGATGGTCGGAGACACAGATAGGATAACAGACGCCATCGAAGCAAAGTGTCAGTTGCAACTATCATCGAAAATCGAACATCTCTCGTTTCAACAGCACAAATCGAGCGAAACCACGTTGTACCGCGAGCCTCAAACATCCAGCGAGATATAGTGCCGTGATACATACAGCCGAGTAATACAACCTTTACAACGAGGATCATCTAGAAGCAGCCGTACTTGCGCTCGCAGCGAAGTTTGCACCTCCTGTACCAGGGACGCCCACATCTGCTGAAGTCGCGAGTTCCGTCTGTATTTTATGAGCATCGACGGACTTGGCGTTGATTAGCTTACCTGTTGCTCCTTTATTAACGTGTTGAAACGCTGCCAGAGCATCAGTATATTTCCAGCAATTTTTCCCACCGACTTACACCCCATAAAGACGCAACCGTTGTAAATTCCCTTCCCACTCCGTAAACTTGCTCTAAAGTTCGGTTCAATGTATTCATGTTGCCCATGAGCTCTTCAAAGTTCTTTGCACTGAGTCAGTATCGAATTTGCAGTAGAAATACCAACAAAAACCTTACTGTGGAGATTTCTTCGATTAGCctcgccttttccctctcgAAGAAAGACTCTGAAGGAGCGAGTGCATCATAGACATTCGATGGTCTTGATAAAGACATCTTGGAGTACTAGCTTTCCTGTTGAGTGATTTCTGAAATGTGAATATTAAGTCGCAAGTAGTACTTTTAAGAATTGATTTTTGTTTATCTTGTTTGGCTCGACGC
This window contains:
- a CDS encoding siderochrome-iron transporter, putative, whose product is MSAPHHQQGDRVEYDEPNLPRLNQNEFEESSSEFSEDPKAPVKRGIASASRVLSVITKKDIRIAYLALTVLALGMAFAQYTQTTFTAYATSAFKSHSELAAAAVVSRVFSMIAYLIVPKICDNVGRISPSIIISMVVFTVLSDAMMAGCKNVQTYIGANVFSGLSSTGYTIALQIYYAETTAIRERALWNVAADSFSAIITLYSGSTIGGLILENWGTTSGWRWGYGMWSIINTVLAIPFIAILFSWHRRVRRNPNVPRLPPHTNVIDQLFHEYDLIGSCLLVASVALILVPLTLAKGVASQWTDDNIAMICVGFGLLVLFIVWSIPKKWRPKWFFTPRLPLIPWYTLKNRSLMSMFVINMCDFMSYGVFTTYFQTFMQVAVRTSASKASMIDNTLRIVFQVTALVVGLVMRFWTPACVKLGLGKRLFHTRYPVWIGIPLCALSIGIDINFVQHPRRKSAIASYVIAKAIYGVGRGMFQTSAQITVQASSRRRELAIATGIFYFAASLGGAIGIAVAGAIWLNILPDALANNLPAASANLASTIYGSITVAISYDPNSEIGLAILKSYVHTMKILAIVSTCLQIPMLISMFFIEDLQLTEDEQIILGGKRIGLGKKKQEQIDEREGEEEVKMVEKEKPVVRAD